In Papaver somniferum cultivar HN1 chromosome 1, ASM357369v1, whole genome shotgun sequence, a genomic segment contains:
- the LOC113327593 gene encoding zinc finger BED domain-containing protein RICESLEEPER 2-like: protein MFGVTLDNVSANTVAMDHLKQVVTSWTRSPIRAKYLHVRCSAHVLALVIKDAVRLFNESVKRIRSVVKYVLGSPSRYEKFKQCASLAKVDYKKALNLDVYTRWNSTYLMLEAAQRYEKVFAMLAQIDKDFQERFIFEQDKESVLPSDADIEEAIASDDILEEVVEDMEEDEEVEDMEEEVNKKKKKKVKTHAPYAEDWAYARGLVKCLKVFFDATVNFSASTQVTTHSFLWELVFIHEQLIEFRENVASDPFISRMSRLMFAKYNKYWGVYEKMNPVMFFAQLLDPREKLKGTEFTLNCLFENNLWEVQRIMRKVKLEFQELFDDYSSVYSTHEEGSSNVASVVASSVSTPSQGLKSRIQSRKRQHRDNPSCVEEARTTELYRYLTDVMMDGKMREVDQDDDFDILAWWQANANRLGLQIASAGFPTIHFRLQ, encoded by the exons AtgtttggtgtcactctagacAATGTCAGCGCCAACACAGTAGCTATGGAtcatctgaagcaagttgttactagCTGGACAAGATCACCAATCAGAGCTAAATATTTACAT GTGAGGTGTTCAGCCCATGTTCTTGCTCTTGTCATAAAAGATGCAGTACGACTCTTTAATGAATCTGTTAAAAGGATAAGGTCAGTTGTAAAATATGTTCTTGGTTCTCCTTCTAGGTATGAAAAGTTTAAACAATGTGCTTCCCTAGCAAAGGTAGATTATAAGAAAGCACTGAATTTAGATGTATACACTCGATGGAATAGCACTTACTTGATGTTAGAAGCtgctcaaagatatgaaaaagttTTTGCAATGTTAGCACAGATTGATAAGGACTTTCAAGAGAGGTTTATTTTTGAGCAAGACAAGGAATCTGTTTTACCAAGTGATGCTGATATTGAGGAAGCTATAGCTAGTGATGATATCTTGGAAGAAGtggttgaggatatggaagaagatgaagaggttgaggatatggaagaagaggtaaataagaagaagaaaaagaaagtaaagACTCATGCTCCTTATGCAGAAGATTGGGCTTATGCTAGAGGTCTTGTGAAGTGTTTAAAGGTATTCTTCGATGCAACTGTAAATTTTTCTGCTTCTACACAAGTCACTACTCATTCTTTCTTATGGGAGTTGGTATTCATCCATGAACAATTAATTGAATTTAGAGAAAATGTAGCATCAGATCCATTTATTTCACGTATGTCTCGTCTTATGTTTGCCAAGTACaataagtattggggtgtgtaCGAGAAAATGAATCCTGTTATGTTTTTTGCTCAATTGTTGGATCCAAGAGAGAAACTAAAGGGGACAGAATTTACTCTTAACTGTTTGTTTGAGAACAATTTGTGGGaggttcaaagaatcatgagaaaggtgaaattagaattTCAGGAACTCTTTGATGATTATAGTTCAGTGTATTCAACTCATGAGGAAGGGTCATCTAATGTTGCTTCGGTAGTTGCCAGTTCAGTTAGCACGCCATCTCAAGGGTTGAAAtcaagaattcaatcaaggaAGAGACAGCATCGGGACAACCCaagttgtgttgaagaagcaAGAACAACGGAGTTATATAGGTACTTGACAGATGTGATGATGGATGGAAAAATGCGTGAAGTAGATCAAGATGATGACTTtgacatattggcttggtggcaggctaatgcaAACAG GCTAGGATTGCAAATTGCAAGTGCAGGCTTTCCAACCATCCATTTTCGTTTGCAATGA
- the LOC113327684 gene encoding uncharacterized protein LOC113327684 — protein sequence MTTSTATPTTNATATPTTSTTQQTEVGSSSQAASHTNESETATPTSKGRAEAVEVGDSKKKHGRVRSSVWLEMTRIDDEWAECRYCHNKYKAHNDNNGTSGLRKHLNRCLKNPNRKKEKGQPSLLMPPPKPGQDGKLIAHTYNYDRLRRRLVEWIIKDEIPFRKVEGSGFVALMQEAQPRFKVPGRMTIYRDMLKMYVEEKNNLKTYFLTSKQRYL from the coding sequence ATGACCACATCAACTGCAACTCCAACTACAAATGCAACTGCAACTCCAACTACAAGTACAACTCAACAAACAGaagttggatcatcctctcaagctgcatctcacACAAATGAATCTGAAACTGCAACTCCAACAAGTAAAGGCAGAGCTGaagcagttgaagttggtgatagcAAAAAGAAGCACGGCAGAGTGAGATCATCTGTTTGGTTGGAAATGACTAGGATAGATGATGAATGGGCTGAATGCCGTTATTGCCACAATAAATACAAAGCTCACAATGACAATAATGGCACTTCTGGATTGCGAAAGCATTTGAATAGATGTCTAAAGAATCCTAACAGGAAGAAAGAAAAGGGACAACCATCTCTGTTGATGCCACCCCCAAAACCAGGTCAGGATGGTAAACttattgctcatacttacaatTATGATAGGTTAAGAAGGCGTCTTGTTGAGTGGATAATTAAGGATGAAATTCCTTTTAGAAAAGTAGAAGGGTCAGGCTTTGTGGCATTGATGCAAGAGGCACAACCTAGGTTCAAGGTTCCAGGACGTATGACAATTTATAGGGATATGTTAAAGATGTATGTAGAAGAGAAGAATAACCTAAAAACTTACTTCTTGACATCTAAGCAGAGGTATCTTTGA